One Leishmania braziliensis MHOM/BR/75/M2904 complete genome, chromosome 3 DNA segment encodes these proteins:
- a CDS encoding putative protein kinase: MFSGEETAAFSKDKAGGSPAQPTPELSIFQSLLSPSSIHGGNVSQLSLSSAVRMLPTEEGPSTSEANDLHHHQQQCHKDSGGDGIIGSKDTSSGHNDAGSAVSRGSSSGGGAHDAPVKGRPSAIEGKCADANFSLGRPQSGGGQPQHAQPMPEDPLAMASLLSYHGASGDEQDEDRSDEDGGRLHCRAPVAPFGSVEEGGGADDVDNVQPGSPLRHRRNCLRGPPIAAVMTPDTVSGRGVVGERSSSMRLLIAQEDPPLLPHQRRRRSVPKDSITLSSTPSNSSGDEREGQGLEAAQGRRRAGEGADDASSLLPSTLELPDYIPSSALPCPRAACDVKDNVSDTDEDSVQSASSSLHSSPPDVTLWGVDGGLRRKRIKKVSHYILGPLLGEGNYGVVRDCIDLSTDNADRRFSRCAIKIVSGNYAKLSTPTAKLSKASSTSPAKTEDGNDNGHGRHSHSTDRGALAGPLKRTSGMQYRREEDLKRQETFLREMRNLQRFHSKNIIRALDTFTRYSKEYVVMPIAICNLRQLVQQLLRTRWREAVREWRRAQRGLQRSLRHNQSIGAPAAHGDHVQPQPQQSLWLPMVPSAVEDLDVDIITFMADAARGDGEDTDGVSASRSRGSSDDDDAAAGTWDSKANVICHDDRQRRHCGSITTTHTINRCTDRLYWVHTSQSPQQPSSGPRPTFAGGHHHHHHHSDGDESWEDDISDGSSVSTTGTTNSIAVISATPRGLSAAKPPVECDNFVDRSATSAGSNGTEGRPTATAPPGPGASTLHSRPHMSLPTCSPTLLKGIFYQLISGVAYLHQQHLAHNDIKPSNVLLFEDGTVKLADLGSVSDTYNDQGSPLFASPELCKYFYGATTPPASFSKSPQHVGRDAAQSSDMWCCGLILYYLITGKPGPLPVQLRYFRMLNNKQTHQQLRPFALHGDKDDASDTHTDQASLPPVVTRYQLYREIAQQTTPVNLSDLPDMVPPDVCDDMLLPDTPTLNTVEASEGDSEREKAMLPYPPNSVRHLLARLLDLDPLRRLTAEQALRHPWLRIAFRSKMSATSSSSSSSSGHQQQQQQQRKPPSKQAMEEAIQRDVARRVMESRHVQHMLRRDRQRHLQFVADCCNMLNLQIPPEIIKAHAEEPYQEADGDRVRFSSPPAPQVHRPNSLAAAAAAVSGRSTHHGARYTDANTQGLRDDTGGSEWSVTSLNNSAATVTGVVLRDSMRPRVMPPGCIDTKLFLPPSEEDYYEQKSGKAEFDVRVLRRKPLLMAQLDEYFHNVVLVQCGYRTGPDPNYQVMRLRAVPIEDENGGGSGGCRGGAQQPAVMILSGANGGLYRRSPPVGPSSMPPAAALAATRPHYYGTDGANRDGRSTEVWGAGLHRNPGAHVEGRGVATAAAFSAGAAAGRRANVSGACIVTGQPLIDTSLSGAAAAAAAEASANRAAAQSRASAASGTGNGANDVVSSSVLCYGSGSTGSGGRHRAAGRGHRRGQRDASESQSEGETNVAMRESSKCLCGLV, encoded by the coding sequence ATGTTCTCTGGGGAGGAAACAGCCGCCTTTTCCAAAGACAAGGCCGGCGGCTCGCCAGCGCAGCCCACCCCAGAGCTGAGCATTTTTCAGTCCCTCCTCAGCCCCAGCTCGATTCACGGCGGTAACGTGAGCCAGCTCAGCCTCTCGTCTGCGGTGAGGATGCTACCTACCGAAGAGGGCCCATCGACCAGCGAAGCCAAcgacctccaccaccaccagcagcagtgccataaagacagcggcggtgacggcatcATTGGCAGCAAAGATACAAGCAGTGGCCATAATGACGCCGGGAGCGCGGTGAGCAGAGGTAgtagcagcggtggtggcgctcaTGACGCCCCGGTGAAGGGCCGACCCAGCGCCATTGAAGGAAAATGCGCCGATGCGAATTTCTCTTTAGGCCGCCCGCAAAGCGGTGGCGGTCAGCCACAGCATGCGCAACCGATGCCGGAGGACCCGCTAGCAATGGCCTCTTTGTTAAGCTACCACGGCGCCAGCGGTGACGAGCAAGACGAGGATCGCAGCGATGAGGACGGTGGTCGCCTCCACTGTCGAGCCCCTGTCGCTCCTTTCGGCAGCGTcgaggagggtggtggtgcggatGATGTGGACAATGTACAGCCCGGATCGCCTTTGCGGCACCGCCGCAACTGCCTGCGCGGGCCCCCTATCGCAGCGGTCATGACGCCGGATACAGTAAGCGGTCGAGGAGTCGTCGGTGAACGTAGCTCAAGCATGAGGCTGCTGATAGCGCAAGAGGACCCACCGCTACTTCCTCACCAGCGACGCCGGCGCTCCGTCCCGAAGGACAGCATCACCCTCAGCTCCACCCCCTCAAACAGCTCTGGGGACGAGAGGGAAGGTCAGGGATTGGAAGCGGCACAgggacggcggcgcgctGGCGAGGGTGCTGATGACGCGTCGTCACTGCTGCCGAGCACGTTGGAATTGCCGGATTACATACCGAGCAGCGCCCTTCCCTGCCCTCGCGCCGCCTGCGACGTGAAGGACAACGTCAGCGACACTGACGAGGACAGCGTCCagagcgcctccagctcactGCACTCGTCGCCGCCCGATGTCACGCTGTGGGGCGTCGATGGTggcctccgccgcaagcgcATAAAGAAGGTAAGCCACTACATCCTCGGCCCGCTGCTCGGGGAGGGCAACTACGGCGTTGTACGCGACTGCATCGACCTGAGCACAGACAACGCCGACCGGCGGTTCTCGCGCTGCGCCATCAAAATAGTAAGCGGCAACTACGCCAAGCTCAGCACACCCACAGCGAAGCTGAGCAAGGCGTCGTCAACGTCGCCTGCCAAGACTGAGGACGGCAACGACAACGGCCATGGTCGTCACAGCCACAGTACTGACCGTGGTGCTCTTGCAGGCCCACTGAAACGCACGTCTGGCATGCAATACCGCCGCGAGGAGGACTTGAAGCGGCAGGAAACATTTCTGCGGGAGATGCGCAACCTCCAGCGTTTCCACAGCAAGAACATCATCCGTGCGCTTGACACCTTCACGCGGTACAGCAAGGAGTATGTCGTGATGCCGATCGCCATCTGCAACCTGCGACAACTggtccagcagctgctacGCACGCGGTGGCGTGAGGCGGTACGGGAGTGGCGGCGAGCGCAGCGTGGGCTGCAGCGAAGTCTACGGCACAATCAAAGCATTGGGGCACCTGCGGCCCACGGCGATCACGTACAGCCACAGCCCCAACAGTCATTGTGGCTTCCCATGGTGCCTTCTGCGGTGGAGGATTTGGATGTGGACATCATCACCTTTATGGCAGACGCCGCGCGCGGTGACGGTGAGGACACCGATGGTGTCTCCGCAAGTCGGtcgcgcggcagcagcgatgatgacgacgccgccgctggtacTTGGGACAGCAAGGCGAACGTGATCTGTCATGAcgatcggcagcggcgccactgcggcTCCATCACCACAACGCACACAATCAACCGCTGTACAGACCGCCTCTATTGGGTGCACACCTCCcagtcgccgcagcagccatcAAGTGGACCTCGCCCGACCTTCGCCgggggccaccaccaccaccaccaccacagcgacggcgatgaaAGTTGGGAGGATGACATCAGCGACGGAAGCTCCGTGAGTACGACGGGAACGACCAACTCCATCGCGGTCATAAGTGCGACACCGCGGGGGCTGTCGGCAGCCAAACCCCCAGTAGAGTGTGACAACTTCGTCGACCGTAGCGCAACCAGCGCAGGCTCCAACGGCACTGAGGGCCGCCCGACAGCCACCGCGCCACCGGGACCGGGCGCCTCCACGCTGCACAGCCGGCCACACATGTCGCTACCCACGTGCTCGCCAACGCTGTTGAAGGGCATCTTCTACCAGCTCATCTCCGGCGTTGCCTACctacaccagcagcacctggcGCACAACGACATCAAGCCGTCGAACGTGCTTCTTTTCGAGGACGGTACCGTGAAGCTGGCCGATCTCGGCAGCGTCAGCGACACGTACAACGACCAAggctctcccctctttgctTCACCGGAGCTGTGCAAGTACTTCTACGGCGCCACAACGCCACCAGCGTCGTTTTCGAAGTCGCCACAGCACGTTGGGCGAGACGCGGCGCAGTCCAGTGACATGTGGTGCTGCGGGCTGATACTCTACTACCTCATCACCGGAAAACCTGGcccgctgccggtgcagTTGCGATACTTTCGTATGCTGAACAACAAGCAGACGCATCAGCAGCTTCGGCCCTTCGCGCTGCACGGCGACAAGGACGACGcgagcgacacacacaccgaccaAGCTTCCTTGCCGCCCGTTGTGACCCGCTACCAGCTTTACCGCGAGATTGCGCAGCAGACGACGCCGGTGAACCTCAGCGACCTGCCAGATATGGTGCCACCGGACGTGTGCGATGACATGCTGCTCCCTGACACACCGACATTGAACACAGTGGAGGCATCAGAAGGTGACTCCGAGCGCGAGAAAGCGATGCTGCCGTACCCGCCCAACAGTGTGCGGCATCTCCTGGCAAGACTCCTCGATCTCGACCCTTTACGCCGCCTTACCGCCGAGCAGGCACTCCGCCACCCGTGGCTGCGCATAGCCTTCCGCTCCAAGATGAGTGcaacaagcagcagcagcagcagcagcagcggacatcagcagcagcaacagcagcagcgcaagccGCCGTCGAAGCAGGCCATGGAAGAGGCCATTCAGCGTGATGTGGCGCGTCGTGTGATGGAGTCGCGCCACGTTCAGCACATGCTGCGCCGGGATCGCCAGCGGCACCTTCAGTTCGTCGCGGACTGCTGCAACATGCTGAACCTGCAAATACCACCAGAGATCATTAAGGCGCACGCGGAGGAACCCTACCAGGAAGCCGACGGCGACCGCGTACGTTTCTCTtcaccgccggcgccgcaggTCCATCGACCCAACTCActggccgctgcggcggccgctgTTTCTGGGCGTAGCACCCACCATGGAGCGCGCTACACCGACGCGAACACGCAGGGACTGCGTGACGAcactggcggcagcgagtggTCTGTTACCTCGCTCAACAACAGCGCGGCAACCGTGACGGGGGTGGTCCTTCGGGATAGCATGCGACCACGCGTCATGCCACCCGGGTGCATCGACACAAAGCTGTTCCTCCCGCCCTCGGAGGAGGACTACTATGAGCAGAAGAGCGGCAAGGCAGAGTTTGACGtgcgggtgctgcgccgcaagccgctgctgatggcgcAGCTCGACGAGTACTTCCACAACGTCGTGCTCGTGCAATGTGGGTACCGCACAGGACCGGATCCAAACTACCAGGTGATGCGCTTGCGGGCCGTGCCTATCGAGGATGAGaacggtggtggcagtggagGGTGTCGAGGAGGCGCCCAACAGCCAGCGGTCATGATCCTTTCAGGTGCCAATGGAGGCCTCTATCGTCGCAGCCCGCCCGTAGGGCCATCATCGAtgccgccagcagcggcactggcagcgaCGCGGCCCCACTACTACGGCACTGACGGCGCGAACCGCGACGGCAGGTCTACGGAGGTATGGGGTGCCGGTCTTCACCGCAACCCGGGCGCCCACGTAGAGGGTCGCGGTGTAGCGACTGCGGCCGCCTTCTcagccggcgcagcggcaggtcgTAGAGCCAATGTGTCCGGAGCATGCATCGTGACTGGTCAACCGCTGATCGACACATCCCTGtccggtgccgcagcggcagcggcggcagaagcCTCTGCCAACCGGGCGGCCGCGCAGTCGCGGGCATCTGCTGCAAGCGGCACTGGCAATGGGGCTAACGATGTTGTCAGTTCTTCTGTCCTCTGCTatggcagtggcagcacaggGAGCGGAGGTAGGCATCGTGCGGCCGGCAGAGGTCACAGGCGCGGTCAGCGCGACGCCAGCGAGTCCCAGTCGGAAGGGGAAACCAACGTTGCCATGCGTGAAAGCTCCAAGTGTCTGTGCGGACTAGTGTGA